In Natronococcus sp. AD-5, the genomic window CGTACGCGACCGACGACGAACTCGGCGTCGAGGACGGCTACACGAACAGCAGCGTCGAAGCGGTCGACTCCTACACCGTGACCGTCGACGGCGACGAGACCTACCAGGCCGAAACCGAGGTCCCCGAAACTGCCGTCGTCGAGGGCGAGACCGTCGAAGTCGAGGGCTTCGAGGCGACCGGCGTCGAGGAGCCGGCGGGTGAAAACGCCGACGAAAACGAGGACGCCGCCGGGAACGAAACCGGGGAGGACGCCGAATCCGACGGCGGTGGAGGCGCCGACGGTGGCGGCGAGGCGACCGGCAACGAGAACACGACCGACGGCGCGGCCGGTTCGGCCGCCCCGGTCCCCGTCCGGACCGCGGGGTAACTTCCGGACGCGCGGCTCTCGAGCCGAGCGGAATTGCGAGCGCCGAGACGAAATCGCCCCCGTCGCGGTGCTCCGATCGCACGCGGACGATCGTACGACGCTTCTACCTCGCAGCCACCGGTTCAGCGCGCTCGAGTCTCGTTCTGGAATCGCTCGAGTATCCACTCGCCGTCTACTCCGCCTTCCGCTCGAAACGAGCGCTGGCACCCCCGTCGCTTACGACGGATCGCTCCCGGACGGACTGAGCGCCCGAAACGCGATCGTCGGAAACCGGGCGACGACCGTGCTGGGACGACGGCCGCTCCCGTTGGCGGGCAGCGGCACGCGTTCGATGACGCCCCGATCCGCGAGTTCGTACAGAAAGCGTTTGACCGTGCCGGCGGTCAGCGACGACCGGTCGGCGATCTCCGCCGCGACGTCGCGGATCGGGCGGTCGGCGGAATCGACGGCGATGAGATCGCGAAGGACCTGCTGGCGCGTCTCGGAGAGCGCGAGCACGCGATCGATGTGGACGCCGTTCTCGGGGACGCCCGCCGTGGCCGCCTCGAGGTGGGACCGTTCGATTCGATCCGCGTCGTCCTCGCCGGCGAGCACCGCCGCGCCGAACAGCGCGGCGAGCGCGTCGTGTGCGTTCCCGTCGGCCCAGATAGCGACCTCGCGGACGTTCTCGTGGTCGAGGGCGCCCGGGGAGAGTCCGGTCGACGTCCGGTCGGTGACGACGTCGACGAGTTCGTGATGCCGGTAGGCCGGAACGGTCACCGTCGGTCCGTCCCAGCCGTCGGGTTCGGTCTGGCCGACGGCGATCGTCGAGACGTTCTCGCTCGTCGGTTCGACGAGTTCGCGAACGCGCTCGTAGGAGAGCGTCTCGGGCTCGTCGTGGTGATCGACCGCGACGACCGCGCGCCGGTCGGGTCGCGCGAGCCGCGAACAGAGGCGGTCGCGCAGGTCGTCGGTGCCGACGCCGCTCTCGGGAACGGAATCCGCGGAGATCCGCGAGAGGACGGTCCGGTAGAACGCGAAGGCGCTCTCGACGCGGCGCGCGTCGACGTAGACGAACCACGTCACCGGGCCGGTAGCGCCGGCCCGCGTCGTCGTTCCTATCGTCCGGGTGGTTTCGCCGAGTCGCTCGTTCAGCGCCGCGAACAGCGCCGTCACGATCGCGGACGTGCCGGCGCCCGCGGGGCCGACGACCGCGACCGGTTGCGGGAGCCCCTCGTCGAACACCGGCTCGAGCGCGTCGAGTAACTGCTCGAGCACGGGACCTCGACCCACCGGTTCCGATCGGTGAACCACCGGGCTGAGGTGTTCGCGATTGACGACGATCCCGTCGTCGCGCCGCGCGGATCGTCGCCGGGCGATACGCTCCTGGAGGTTCATTACGTCGCCTCCAGCTCCGTTCCGAGGAGCGCGGCCTCGAGGACCTGCAGCGTGTGCCGGATCTCGTAGCCGGTCCCGTGTTCCATCTGCATCGAGCACGTCGGACACTCGGTCAACCCGGTCGTCGCGTCTGCCTCCTCCATGTGTTCGAACATTTCTTCACCAATCTTCATGGAGGTTTCGTAGTTCTCTTCCTTCCAGCCGTAGGTCCCGGAAATTCCGGAACAGGACTTGCCGACGTCTTCGGCCTCGATGCCGTCGATCGCGCTCATCACTTCGATCGTCTGCCCGTCCAGGCCCTGGTTTCGCGAGTGGCACGGGGCGTGGTAGGCGAAGTTGGCGTCCTCGACCTCGGTGCCCTCGAGTGCGCCCTCGAGGTCCTCGTTGACCCGCAGGTACTCGACGGCGTCCCAGGTGTTCT contains:
- a CDS encoding Cdc6/Cdc18 family protein, which translates into the protein MNLQERIARRRSARRDDGIVVNREHLSPVVHRSEPVGRGPVLEQLLDALEPVFDEGLPQPVAVVGPAGAGTSAIVTALFAALNERLGETTRTIGTTTRAGATGPVTWFVYVDARRVESAFAFYRTVLSRISADSVPESGVGTDDLRDRLCSRLARPDRRAVVAVDHHDEPETLSYERVRELVEPTSENVSTIAVGQTEPDGWDGPTVTVPAYRHHELVDVVTDRTSTGLSPGALDHENVREVAIWADGNAHDALAALFGAAVLAGEDDADRIERSHLEAATAGVPENGVHIDRVLALSETRQQVLRDLIAVDSADRPIRDVAAEIADRSSLTAGTVKRFLYELADRGVIERVPLPANGSGRRPSTVVARFPTIAFRALSPSGSDPS